In Solanum stenotomum isolate F172 unplaced genomic scaffold, ASM1918654v1 scaffold11069, whole genome shotgun sequence, one DNA window encodes the following:
- the LOC125849808 gene encoding uncharacterized protein LOC125849808: MPPRRAVRGRPARRNVEEQGVPIALEMQSQREVTNVEFCEAFWMLSQVVTHQDGQRDNRQEVSSKEGKTTMLIGDITRLMIHVQQVEKDKLKDREEFKNKRAKTFGNEFRQQKSIANWSSFQQKQKGHALSSASAPNGHFMRECPENMQGNGNRGNRAQLSSVAPPDRAAPRGTTSGTGGETNRLYAINSRQKQEKSPDVVTVQYGEDYDVNSSAPTPTEDEEYHFMSTPGLSQQQYEPFGPAREPESDPDIRPQVIS, from the exons atgcctcctcgAAGAGCAGTaagaggtcgtcctgctaggagAAATGTcgaggaacaaggggtacctatTGCACTAGAAATGCAATCCCAAAgagaggtcaccaatgttgAATTCTGTGAAGCTTTCTggatgttaagtcaagttgtgacccATCAAGATGGCCAGAGAGATAATCGACAGGAAGTG TCAAGCAAGGAAGGCAAGACAACAATGTTGATAGGGGACATAACAAGGCTAATGATCCATGTACAACAAGTTGAGAAGGATaagctgaaggatagagaagagtttaaaaataagagggctaagacatttGGGAACGAGTTCAGACAGCAAAAGAGTATTGCGAACTGGTCttccttccaacagaaacaaaagGGACATGCCctatcatctgctagtgcacct aacggtcattttatgagggAGTGTCCTGAGAACATGCAAGGTAATGGTAATAGGGGCAATAGGGCCCAActttcttcagttgctccaccagatagagctgcacctagagggaCTACTTCAGGTACTGGCGGGGAAACAAACCGCTTATATGCTATTAATAGTCGCCAAAAGCAAGAGAAGTCGCCAgatgtggtcactg TTCAATATGGAGAAGATTATGATGTTAATAGCTCAGCCCCTACACCAACAGAAGATGAAGAATACCATTTCATGTCCACACCTGGACTGTCACAACAACAGTATGAACCATTTGGACCTGCTAGAGAGCCTGAAAGTGATCCAGATATAAGGCCTCAAGTCATATCTTAA